Within the Stenotrophomonas sp. 610A2 genome, the region TATCGAGAAAACAGAAGCGAAGTTCTTTCCAACACCTTCGCCCTCCAGGACATGATGCCAACGATGCATCGCAGGGGAAACCAGAATCTTTCCCAGCCCGCCCAACGTCCAAGGCTGATTGATATGCACGAAGGCCCCGTAGTAGTGCCGGACCACAGCATTGAGTGCGACGGCCCACCAGGGGAATCCAACCAGGGCGACTAAAGCACCATCCACGAACGTCGTCGTGACCCGATTGATTGGATGAAAACGATAGATCGTTGTCCAGTTCATGTGACGATCACTGTGATGCATCACATGCGCCTTCCAGAACCAACCAAAATGCTCCAGCCGGTGTCGCCAGTAGGCGATGAAATCGCCAACAAAAATCGCCACGAAGCCGCAAACACCCAAGCCCCACCAGGAAGCCGGCGGAGGCAGGAATAGCTTTAACCCGAAAACAGCACCTGCTTCAGCTCCCAAACTGGCGACAATGGCGATCGGCGCGGAGAAAAGAAGTAAATCAAGCGCACAAACTCGGAAGTTAAATCCGACCGATTTGACCCTCAGCGCCGAGAGACTGGTGCGGAGACGCAGCCTGTTGATCCAAAGGTAGAAGCAAAGCATAAGCGCGCCAAGCATCAATACACCTAAAACGCCATCCAACAGCATTCGGATGTACCACTCACGCCCCATTTCCACTCCCCCTTCAACGCATGGACCATCATCGGACAATACCAAAGATGGCTTGGGTCACCGCTGTTATCGGAATTCTTCTGTGGCTCCCAGAGACGGCTCGCAAGTCGAGCCAAAGGCCTAGGGAACAACGGGAGCGATAAAGCAATTACCGGAACTCATATCGCACCGGGTTGTCTTGACGCCCGGCGCCTGTGGCGTCCCGACTATACTTGCCCCAATTACCGTAGCGTCATCAGCGGACGCACACGCCTTCTTCGGCGCAGACTCAGGCACTTCGCCATTATGGATTGTGGCCAACGCAAAACTTGCGTAGTTCTTCATTTCCGCCTGACACGCGCTTTCGGCGGCACCAACGCGATATGCGTTGTACGCAGGCAACGCAATTGCCGCCAAGATGGCAATGATCGCAACGACAATCATCAACTCGATAAGCGTAAAACCCGCTGATTTGTGCAACTGCATGATGACACCCCCTGTCTCATTGATCGCAGACTTTTACTTTTCGAAGCCCCGGCCACCCAAGTACCCAAGCAGTGCCGAACAATCTCAACCGCATGTAGTAAAG harbors:
- a CDS encoding prepilin-type N-terminal cleavage/methylation domain-containing protein, which produces MQLHKSAGFTLIELMIVVAIIAILAAIALPAYNAYRVGAAESACQAEMKNYASFALATIHNGEVPESAPKKACASADDATVIGASIVGTPQAPGVKTTRCDMSSGNCFIAPVVP
- a CDS encoding sterol desaturase family protein, with amino-acid sequence MLLDGVLGVLMLGALMLCFYLWINRLRLRTSLSALRVKSVGFNFRVCALDLLLFSAPIAIVASLGAEAGAVFGLKLFLPPPASWWGLGVCGFVAIFVGDFIAYWRHRLEHFGWFWKAHVMHHSDRHMNWTTIYRFHPINRVTTTFVDGALVALVGFPWWAVALNAVVRHYYGAFVHINQPWTLGGLGKILVSPAMHRWHHVLEGEGVGKNFASVFSIFDRVFGTYYCPGPCNAELGVPGVGDGELIRQYALPFKVNDNPG